Within the Granulicella sibirica genome, the region CATGGCTCGGTCATGTCTCCATCGACACCACCAACATCTACGCCGAGGTCGATCTGCAACGTAAGGCCGAAGTCCTCGCCCACTCAAACGACTTCAGCACAACACCCACCACCAACCAGCGATGGAAGGACGACCCATCGCTGCTCGCTTTCCTCCGCTCACTCTAAATAGTTATGTTGTGTACGCAGGGCTCGAACCCGCATGTTCAGCGGCAACGAGCCCGCTACGCAACATAACTGCGAACACAACATAAATGCGCTTATGTAGTGCTCAACATAAGCGCACGAGATGATGCACAAGGCCGAGCGGCGCACCGCGACCACCAAGACCGTGCGCGAGACGGAGGCCGAAGCTGTCGCCTTCGTTGTCGGGAAAGCGATTGGTCTAGTTACGGGCAGCGCGTCAGCGGACTACATCAACCTTTATCACGGCAATGCTTCTCTCTTGGCCGAGAGCTTGGAGGTTGTGCAGCAAGTCGCCAACGTCATTCTCGCGGCTTTGGAACCTTCCGTGCCGGATGAGGCAGAAGCGACGACCGCAGCCCAGGAGACGGGTGAAGAGCAACTGCAGGAGGCGGCGTAATGGACACCATTCTCCGCATCCTCAAAGACGCAGGAGGCTGGCATCACGGCCTCCACCTGCGCATCGAAAACCCGCCTTACATGGCGTTGGTAATCGAGGCAACCGATGAATCCGGCCCGTGTGGTTTGCCCGCTCTGTCCGTTTGTCATTACGCAGAACAGAACGGCGACGCGATGCGTGACCCGGAGATGTGTTTCGAGCTGGGATTCGCGGCAGGTCCCCACCTGAACCCGTTCTATTGGCGCAATGACTATCTAGGCGTTGAGCAGTGGAGCCGATTCATCCGTGACGCCCACTACTGCTACCACACGCTACTCCACACCGAGCATGAACGCTTCGCCAAGCTGTGGGACAGAAACCTTCAACAGCAGGGCTTCGCCGAGGCCTTCGAGCGGCAGCGACAGCGACACGCATAAAAGCCAAGTTTCCCCGCCTACGGAGCGGATACAGGGCAGCGTGTGCGCTCCACAACCCCAACCTTCACAGCCCAAAGGAGGGCACCATGCAGGACAGCAGCGCATTCCAATACATCGCCGTTGACCAGATACACGAGTCCACCACCAACCCACGCCAGACCTTCGAGCAAAACAAGCTGGAAGAGCTTGCCGAATCGATCCGCCAACATGGTCTGATTCAACCCATCACCATCCGCCCGAACGCTAGCGGATTCGAAATCGTCGCAGGTGCAAGGCGCTTCCGCGCGGCGCAGCTTGCAGAACTGTTTTCTCTTCCCGCCCGCATCGTAGAACTGGACGATGCCGCCGCGATGGAGTGGCAGCTGGTCGAGAACTCACAGCGTGTGGACGTTCACCCTTACGAAGAGGCGCAAGGCTTTCAGCGTCTCCTAGATCTCCCCGGCTACGACGTAGCCGCGCTTGTCACCAAATCAGGCAAGAGCGCAGCGCACATCTATGCGCGCTTATCACTGTTACAGCTTGTCCCCGATGTCGCGGAGGCCTTTGTGCACGAGCGCATCACCGCCAGCCACGCCAACCTGATCGCTCGTCTACCCCAAGAGCATCAAACGGAGGCGTTCGAAAACTGCTGGCGCAAAGACTGGCAGGACAAGGAAGCGCACCTGCTTCCCGCCAAGCACCTGAGCGCATGGATACAAGCCAACCTCTACCTGAGCCTT harbors:
- a CDS encoding DUF6908 domain-containing protein yields the protein MDTILRILKDAGGWHHGLHLRIENPPYMALVIEATDESGPCGLPALSVCHYAEQNGDAMRDPEMCFELGFAAGPHLNPFYWRNDYLGVEQWSRFIRDAHYCYHTLLHTEHERFAKLWDRNLQQQGFAEAFERQRQRHA